A stretch of DNA from bacterium:
CCTTCGAGGACGTCGTCCCCCGCGAGATCGAAGACGGCGACTACTCCCGGCTGCCCGACAAGGTGATCGACGGTGTGCCGACCTATGTGGTAGAGGTCACTCCGAAAGAGCACGCCAACTCCGACTACTCGAAGTTCGTGACCCACGTCGAGAAGGAACACTGCGTTCCCCTGCTCACGCTCTACTGGGACGAAAAGGAGATCGAGGTCAAGAAGCTGATGGCCCCAGCAGACAAGGTGCAGGAGCTCGACGGGGTCTGGATTCCGATGGAGTTGACCATGCGCAACCTCCAGCTCGACACGTTCACCACCCTGACCATCGAAGACATGGAGCCCAACCCGAAGCTCCACCGGAAGATCTTCGACCTCTCCCGACTGGAATCCCACTGAACGCGGCGGAGGGACGCTCAGGCGCGGGTTCGGACGAGGAGAGCGGGCAGCAGGACCAGATCGTTCACGAGGCAGATGCCCATCGTAACGGCTGAGAGCACGCCAAACTGCCGCAGCGTGGCGAAGCCCGAGAGTGCCACGACCAGGAACCCGGCCATCAGCATCACCGAGGTGATCGCGATGGGACGGCCGATCCGACGACCGCAAGTCGCCGCGGCTTCCTCCGGCGTGAGGCCTCGGCGCCGCTCGCTGCCGTAGCGCACCAGGAAGTGCACCGTATCGTCGATGGCGATGCCGAGCGCCACGCTGCCGATCAGACTGGTCGGCAGGGAGAGGGGCGCAGCCCCGAACCCCAGGATTCCGAAGTAGATCGCGACCGGCACCAGGTTCGGAAGCATGGCCACCGCCCCCAACCGAATCGAGCCGAACGAGAGTGCGATCAAGATGAAGATGGCGATCGCTGCCAGACCCACGGTACGCGGCTGCCCGCGGGCAATCCCGTCGGCGCTATGGGAGAGCAGCAGGGCATTGCCCGTCACCGCCGCGCTGACGCCCTCGGGAAGCTCCATCTCCGCCACGAACGCCTCCAACTGCCCGGTCACCTCGCGAACCTGGGCCGTACCGACGGCTCCAGTCCGCACCATCACATTGGCGCGGCTGTGATTCACGTTGGCATAACGATCCAGATGCCCCTTCGGCGTCATGAAGAGAAGCTCGGCTGCCGCGCCTCGCGTATCGGGAATTCTCTCCTGGCTCGGGTCATCCTTGGCCATGGCCCGGTTCATCACCCGGACCGTGTCGACCATCGAAAGCGTGCGGCCGACGTTTGGAATCGTCTGCGCTTGATCCTGGAGGCGCTCGATGGCGCGAAGCATCTCGGGCTCGCGGAAAGCACCCGGCGTCTCGCTCTCGAAGGAGACGAAGAGCGGAACGGCACCGGCCAGGAGGCGATTCACCGCTTCGAAATCCTCGCGCACGGGCGCGCCCTCGTCGAAGAAGGAGAGATAGTCGGTATCGATCACGATGCGCGGGATGGCGACGAGGGAAGCCACGAGTGCCAGAGCGAAGATCAGCAACCAGGTTCCGGAGCGGCGGGCGGCCAGCGATGCAAGACGCTCCAGCGAGGTGTCGAGGAGTCGAGCAATCGAGGCTGCCAAGGCTGTCCCTGAGCCCGCGTGACGAAGCGGCATCAGGGCCAGGGCCGCCTGCACCATCGTCAGGGTCAGCACCGTGATCGCAGCCACTCCCAGGACGGCGAAGGCACCCACTTCGAAGACCGCCGGAACGTCCGTGATGAGGAGTGCCGCGAAGCCGATCATCGTCGTCAGCCCGGCAACCGTGACGGGCAGACGCATGTGCTCGAGGCTTCGCAGTGCTGCCTCTTTTGGCGAGGCCGCTCCCTCGACCTCTTCTTCGTAGCGGGTGACTGCGTGGATGCCGTAGACGCTGCCGATCGCCGCAAGCATCGGTGCGAGAAGCGTGGTCAGGACGGTCAGCGGGCGTTCGAGGAAGGCGATGGCACCGAAGGTCCACAGGGTGGCCAGCAGGATGGTGCCCATCGGCAACAACACCCCTCGCCGTGTGCCGAACACGATGTAGAGACCCAAGGCGACGACCAGAAGCGCCAGGGGAATGAGCGTCCCCATATCGCGCAGCATCATCTCGTAGACCCGGTTCTTCACATGGGGGCGCCCGGCAACGTAGAGGTGCGTGCCGTCGGCGATCTCGCCTCGGACGATCTCGAGAATGCGCGCATCGAGCTTCGAGCGAATGAACTCCTCGTCGGTCAGCTTGCGAAAAGTGACGTTGATGGCGGCCGTACGGCCGTCGACCGAGAGGATCGTCCGGGCGTAGAGTGGGTTGGCCAGGGCTTCTTCCCGAATGGCGGCCAATGCTTCGGGCTCGGTCGGGATTTCCTCGATGAAATCCGCGATGTCGAGCCAATCCGCCTCCCTGTCGAAGCGGAACGCCACCACGTCCGTCAGGCTCTGAACCGTCCGGACCTCGGGAAGGTGGTCGATGGCGTCGGTGATGCGCCGCAGCCGTCCGAGCCCCTCTGCGGTAAAGAGGTCGTCCGCCTCCATGGCGATCACGAAAACCTCGTCGTCGCCGAAATTGCGCACGGCCGCCCGGTACACCTCCTGAGCTGGATCGCCAGCGGGCAAGAGCGGTTCGGTGGATGGATCGATGCGCAGGTTCACGCCCAGGGGCTCGAGCCGTACCAACGGCACCGCGGCCAGCACCGAACTCAGCGCGACCAGCCCGAGCACGAGCCGGGGATGCCCCACCACCCAGGCGGGACGGAGGATCGGAAGGGCCAGGCCGACCGCAACGGCGGCGGCCATCAATGCTGCAAAGAGAATCGGATCCATGGCGGGCGCCGCGCCATGATAGGGCGAAGATCCGCCGCCGCGACCCACCAGAGGCCCCCTGGGCCGGATTCTGGCCCGGCTTGTGGCCCCCGGCCGCAACCGGCATATTCCCGCGCGGCAAAGCCGCCGGTCGGGGCGTGGCGCAGCTTGGTAGCGCGCTTCGTTCGGGACGAAGAGGTCGCTGGTTCGAA
This window harbors:
- a CDS encoding RND family transporter; protein product: MGRGGGSSPYHGAAPAMDPILFAALMAAAVAVGLALPILRPAWVVGHPRLVLGLVALSSVLAAVPLVRLEPLGVNLRIDPSTEPLLPAGDPAQEVYRAAVRNFGDDEVFVIAMEADDLFTAEGLGRLRRITDAIDHLPEVRTVQSLTDVVAFRFDREADWLDIADFIEEIPTEPEALAAIREEALANPLYARTILSVDGRTAAINVTFRKLTDEEFIRSKLDARILEIVRGEIADGTHLYVAGRPHVKNRVYEMMLRDMGTLIPLALLVVALGLYIVFGTRRGVLLPMGTILLATLWTFGAIAFLERPLTVLTTLLAPMLAAIGSVYGIHAVTRYEEEVEGAASPKEAALRSLEHMRLPVTVAGLTTMIGFAALLITDVPAVFEVGAFAVLGVAAITVLTLTMVQAALALMPLRHAGSGTALAASIARLLDTSLERLASLAARRSGTWLLIFALALVASLVAIPRIVIDTDYLSFFDEGAPVREDFEAVNRLLAGAVPLFVSFESETPGAFREPEMLRAIERLQDQAQTIPNVGRTLSMVDTVRVMNRAMAKDDPSQERIPDTRGAAAELLFMTPKGHLDRYANVNHSRANVMVRTGAVGTAQVREVTGQLEAFVAEMELPEGVSAAVTGNALLLSHSADGIARGQPRTVGLAAIAIFILIALSFGSIRLGAVAMLPNLVPVAIYFGILGFGAAPLSLPTSLIGSVALGIAIDDTVHFLVRYGSERRRGLTPEEAAATCGRRIGRPIAITSVMLMAGFLVVALSGFATLRQFGVLSAVTMGICLVNDLVLLPALLVRTRA